The Oncorhynchus keta strain PuntledgeMale-10-30-2019 chromosome 22, Oket_V2, whole genome shotgun sequence genome includes the window ATAGTTCTACAGACATAATAGTTCCATAGACATAATAGTTCTATAGACATAGTTTTATAGACATAATAGTTTTATAGACAAAATAGTTGTATAGACATAATAGTTCTATAGACACAGATAAGCATGTCAATAGCAGTTGCTCCAGTTGGATTTTAGTTGCAGCTATAGAATGAAAAGACACTATCATTGTTTGAGAGGTCCCATTTGGGATCATTATTAAATAGCTTTTAATGGATTACGCATATAGTAGTTTTCTTTAGAATGCATTGTTGAAAGTCCTGATCTTGATTATACTGGTTAGGCCACTGTTTCATATTGTATTTCAAAAAGATACAAAAGTAAAATTAAGTATAAACTTCTACTCCTTATTCAACATTCAGTGAACTATACCATTTTATATTTATGTCAATGTAAAATTGAAGTTTGTCTCATGAGAAGTGAACTGTATGGTGAACATCAATAGGAGTGGTGCTGCCACCTACAGGGCTGTCATATAACCTGCACTTTCACATACTGCCCCCTGCAACCCTATGGGACTGTTTCCTCTGGATATGAATGACCTGTTACTGTTTCTGTAGAGCAGGGGTCCACAATTACATTCAGGCATAGGCCGATACTCGGGGGGACCAGAACAtagttataaataaataaatatttaatacactgcaaattgaccacaagaatcCCAATCAGATATAGTATTTGACGATAACAGAATAATCTCCTACCTTGATTACATTGGGATACGGTCACATATGGCTTTATTTATGCGTGGGACTACTTGGAAACAGATGTTCTAAATTAAAATAACTTTGAGCTGATTTCCTAGTGATTTTACATTGTTTCATGTCCAACAACAAAAatgattaaattaaataaaaattgtTCAGAAAACTTGGGGAGGCAAATAAAATTAGATTCGGCCCACGGGCCGCCTTttggggaaccctgctgtagAGTATCAATGCCCCCTAGGCAAGTAACGACCTTTCCACTAGCGTTGGCTCATATTGTACTATGATAGTCCACCAATAGTATGTCAATTAGTCCACCAATAGTCTGTCAATAGTCTGCCATAAATACCCTAGAAAGTCACTTATAGATCATCTTAATCCTTAACAACATCATGAAAAATAAACATCCATTATCCATAGCAAAAAAGATGACAAGAAGGACGAAATAAAGAAAGAGGAAAAAAAACAGGAAGatgagaagaaagaggaggagaaagaagataAAAAAGAGGacgagaaagaggagaagaaagaggaggagccTAAGAAGGAGGAGCCTAAGAAGGAGGAGCctaagaaggaggagaagaagaaggaggagccTCCGTAAGTATGACTGTAGTCTGATTGGTCGTCTGCCCCAAGATGTGAAGGATAAGGCACATCTGGCAGCATTGCTACACTAACATAAAACATGGATTGGTGGGAGAGTAACACTACTTGGGTGTCggtaagaacacacacaggagagaagggtAGCCTTTGTTTTACCAACATTGTGAACATTGAACATGGTGGCCATTGATTCTACAATGTCAGAACTGTTGTTacgttgtaatgtattgtatatgACAAGATGGTGGTCAATCTTGTCACTCAACCCCTTTGTGATtgaggccacccctcatagcctggttcctctcaaggtttcttccctaggttctggcctttctagggagttttttctagccacccatgtttctacatctgcattgcctgctgtttgggggtttaggctgggtatctgtacagcactttgagatatcagctgatgtaagaagggctatataaatacatttgatttgattgaaaaCTGTGCGGTCATGTTTCAGGAAAGAGATTTGGATCATGGACCCATCAGCAGACAAATACTACACATGGCTCACCATCATCGCAGCACcatgtttctacaacctgatgATGCTAGTGACCAGGTTTGTTCTCATACAGTTCACTTCATTTTATCTTACAAAGGGAATATATCcggtttttgttgttgtatttaaaaaaaaaatgccgTCCAACAGGGCATGTTTTAACGAACTccagaacacatacacaatgctgTGGATTGTCCTGGACTACACCTCAGACTTCGTCTACTACGCAGACACATTCGTCAGGTCTAGAACAGGTGAGGTTCTTCTTCTAAAAACACATGATAGACCGGGATGAGCAGGGAGACAGTTAGAGGGAATGTAGTGTGAAGACCGGTGCGGCTGGGGTGGGAAGACCGGTGGGGCTGGGGTGGGAAGACCGGTGGGGCTGGGGTGGGAAGACCGGTGTGGATTTGAACCAACGCTAGTAGGGGTGTCTTTGATCATTTGTGATTTGTCAAGCAAGAGAGGCAGTAGACACTTCCATGAAGTCAAAATTCATTAACATTTGTTTGtgattatttgatttatttttgatTTTCACTAATGACATTTTCTCTTCATTATGTTAAAAGGTTATTTGGAACAGGGGCTGCTTGTGAAAGACAAACAAAAGCTTCTAGACAAATACAGACAAACGGAACAGTTCAAATGGGACATAATTTCAATGATACCCACAGACCTGCTTTTTCTGAAAGTGGGCATCAACAACCCCGAGCTCAGACTGAACCGGCTTGCAAAGATGAACCGCCTCTTTGAGTACTTTGACCGCACAGAAACCAGAACCAGCTTCCCCAATGTTTTCAGAATCAGCAACCTGGTACTTTACATCCTGATCATCATCCACTGGAACGCCTGCATCTTCTTCGCCATCTCCAAGACCATCGGGTTCGGGTCCGACACCTGGGTGTACCCAAACATCAGTCACCCTGAGCATGGCCGCCTTTCCAGGaagtacatctactgtctctattggtcgaccctgaccctgaccaccaTCGGAGAAACCCCGCCCCCCGTCAGGGACTTTGAGTACCTCTTCGTGGTCGCCGACTTTCTCATCGGCGTGCTGATTTTCGCCACCATTGTCGGTAATGTCGGCGCCATGATCTCCAACATGAATAAAAACCGTGCAGACTTCCAGGCTAAGATCGACTCCATCAAGCAATACATGCAGTTCCGTAAGGTCTCCAAGGATCTGGAGGCCAGGGTCATCAAGTGGTTTGACTACCTCTGGACGGAGAAGAAGACCTGCGATGAGAAGGAGGTGCTGAAGAACCTGCCGGACAAGCTGAAGGCCGAGATCGCCATCGACGTCCATCTGGATACCCTGAAGAAAGTGAAAATCTTCCAGGAATGCGAGGCTGGGCTGCTTATTGAGTTGGTGATGAAGCTGCAGCCTCAGGTGTTCTCCCCAGGAGATTACATCTGTAAGAAGGGAGACATCGGCAGAGAGATGTACATCATTAAGGAAGGGAAGCTAGCTGTGGTTGCGGAAGACGGGGTGACACAGTGGTGTGTGCTCAGCGACGGAGCGTACTTTGGAGATATCAGTATCCTGGGCATCAAGGGTTCCAAGGCTGGCAACAGGAGAACGGCCAACATCAGGAGCGTGGGTTACTCTGACCTCTTCGCTCTGTCGAAAGATGATCTCATGGAGGCTCTCACCGAGTATCCCGAAGCCAAGAAGATCCTGGAAGAGAAGGGAAAGGCTACGCTGATGAAGGACAACATGATCGATGAGGAAATCGCTAATGCAGGTGCCGATCCCAAGGACATGGAGGAGAAGATCCTCAGGCTGGAGAGTAATATGGAAATCATGACGTCCAAGTTGGCCAAGATCATGGCTGAGTTCACATCCGGCCAGAGCAAGATTAAACAGAGGATCACCGACATGGAGTCAACAGTCAAGTCGGTCCGGCCCGAGGATATATCTGAGGTGGTGGCCGACAAGTAGACCAAATAGGCACTCGACACAATGTATTTACCCAGAGACTTTAGGAACCTTTCACACTGAGCAATGCAGAGTAAAAGGACGAAGCCAACTCAACGTGTTTCAATAGGGAAGGTGCGTCGGAGGTGGTAGAGGTGAAGGCGTACAAAACGTGGCATTCCTCCGTTAGCTCTGTGTGGGATGTGTTGCCAGTGTGTGTGAGCCACTTACAGTTAACACAGAGATGTTCTTTTTGGTTTTCAAAAAACAATACATAAAAACGGTAGATAGTTTGATACTTTTTTTGACTGTTCGTATTTATACATCATATGTACATTATCAACCGCGTATTATGTACCTTCTTATTGAGTAAAAATGCACCTCTAAATATGTGTCAAATGTCAATATGTTCATATCCAGTGCATTGGATACAACTTTCCATATGCAGTGACTGAGAAGTTACAGACTTGTGCATCTCCAAAATCAGAATCGTGGCATGGAACTGGTTTCCAGACACTCGTTGGGGCAGTAAGAGAGCCGGGTCGATTCAATTCCAGTCCATTCCGAGGATTGTACACCCACATTTCTATTCCAATTTCAATACTCTTCAATGCTTTACAATGAGTAAAATTTTGAAGTGTAATCgtaatttggtttactttctgaattgaaatggaatcgACCCCAACCCTGGTAAAGAGACAAACTCTTTGTACAGGACAtttcataataaataaataaaagccttCAGTGGTTTTGGAAATATATTCTTTATTTTTCAAATGTTATGAGTCTAGTTGAATGAAGTGCTTCACAGAGAATATTATAATTTAGTATTATTGATCATCTGGCAATGTGTATGAATGTGGCATGCATGAAACATATTCTAattgattctatttctatggcgaCTACAGTCCACAACGGTGTATTTTACAACGGAGGTTATTATTCTCATTTGATAACTTAAATTGTAAATCTGAAGTTATGTAAACTTGACCAAAACATTAGTGTTCCTCAAATATGCACAAATCACAAGACCAGACTGTCATCAAAAACTTGTATTTGATCTGCCGTGATCTACAATATAAACATGAAATGTGCAATGGTATGTATTAGCAAGTGTTCAATTCCAACCTAAAgattaaattaataataaataccaaatgttattgtgtgtgttctATGTCTTTATAGTGACCGACAAATGTTCCTGTACATAGTTCATCACTTATATTATATATCCTCTAGCTTTGGCTCATATTGTAGTCTGTCTACAAATAGTCAAACAATAGCCCACCAATAGACCACCTATAGCCCACCAATAGACCACCTATAGCCCACCAATAGACCACCTATAGCCCACCAATAGACCACCTATAGCCCACCAATAGACCATCTATAGCCCACCAATAGACCACCTATAGCCCACCAATAGACCATCTATAGCCCACCAATAGACCACCTATAGCCCACCAATAGACCATCTATAGCCCACCAGTAGACCATCTATAGCCCACCAATAGACCATCTATAGCCCACCAATAGCCCACCAGTAGACCATCTATAGCCAACCAATAGACCACCAATAGACCATCTATAGCCCACCAATAGACCATCAATAGCCCACCAATAGACCACCAATAGACCATCTATAGCCCACCAATAGCCCACCAATAGACCATCTATAGCCCACCAATAGACCATCTATAGCCCACCAATAGACCATCTATAGCCCACCAATAGCCCACCAATAGACCATCTATAGCCCACCAATAGCCCACCAGTAGACCATCTATAGCCCACCAATAGACCATCTATAGCCCACCAGTAGACCATCTATAGCCCACCAAGCCCACCAATAGACCATCTATAGCCCACCAATAGACCATCTATAGCCCACCAATAGCCCACCAATAGACCATCTATAGCCCACCAGTAGACCATCTATAGCCCACCAATAGACCATCTATAGCCCACCAATAGCCCACCAGTAGACCATCTATAGCCCACCAATAGACCACCAATAGACCATCTATAGCCCACCAATAGCCCACCAATAGACCATCAATAGCCCACCAATAGACCACCAATAGACCATCTATAGCCCACCAATAGACCATCTATAGCCCACCAATAGACCACCAATAGCCCACCAGTAGACCATCTATAGCCCACCAATAGACCATCTATAGCCCACCAATAGCCCACCAGTAGACCATCTATAGCCCACCAATAGACCATCTATAGCCCACCAATAGACCATCTATAGCCCACCAATAGCCCATCTATAGCCCACCAATAGACCATCTATAGCCCACCAATAGACCATCTATAGCCCACCAATAGCCCACCAATAGACCATATAGCCCACCAATAGCCCACCAGTAGACCACCAATAGCCCACCAATAGCCCATCTATAGCCCACCAATAGACCATCTATAGCCCACCAATAGACCATCTATAGCCCACCAATAGACCATCTATAGCCCACCAATAGACCACCTATAGCCCACCAATAGACCATCTACAGCCCACCAATAGCCCACCAGTAGACCATCTATAGCCCACCAATAGACCATCTATAGCCCACCAATAGACCATCTACAGCCCACCAATAGCCCACCAGTAGACCATCTATAGCACACCAATAGACCATCTATAGCCCACCAATAGCCCACCAGTAGACCATCTATAGCACACCAATAGACCATC containing:
- the LOC118382540 gene encoding cyclic nucleotide-gated channel cone photoreceptor subunit alpha-like isoform X2 — its product is MAKICTDQSYPATTRQRPSLCTPNDNLDSIENGTPRSNSECEDTSSEIQGSASVLTIRHPESHRDSFTGSGALARLSHFLFMLRTWASPRMHREVERPDSFLERFRTPELKEASGRESNAQSLGYPDRVRKRNKKDDKKDEIKKEEKKQEDEKKEEEKEDKKEDEKEEKKEEEPKKEEPKKEEPKKEEKKKEEPPKEIWIMDPSADKYYTWLTIIAAPCFYNLMMLVTRACFNELQNTYTMLWIVLDYTSDFVYYADTFVRSRTGYLEQGLLVKDKQKLLDKYRQTEQFKWDIISMIPTDLLFLKVGINNPELRLNRLAKMNRLFEYFDRTETRTSFPNVFRISNLVLYILIIIHWNACIFFAISKTIGFGSDTWVYPNISHPEHGRLSRKYIYCLYWSTLTLTTIGETPPPVRDFEYLFVVADFLIGVLIFATIVGNVGAMISNMNKNRADFQAKIDSIKQYMQFRKVSKDLEARVIKWFDYLWTEKKTCDEKEVLKNLPDKLKAEIAIDVHLDTLKKVKIFQECEAGLLIELVMKLQPQVFSPGDYICKKGDIGREMYIIKEGKLAVVAEDGVTQWCVLSDGAYFGDISILGIKGSKAGNRRTANIRSVGYSDLFALSKDDLMEALTEYPEAKKILEEKGKATLMKDNMIDEEIANAGADPKDMEEKILRLESNMEIMTSKLAKIMAEFTSGQSKIKQRITDMESTVKSVRPEDISEVVADK
- the LOC118382540 gene encoding cyclic nucleotide-gated channel cone photoreceptor subunit alpha-like isoform X1, with amino-acid sequence MAKICTDQSYPATTRQRPSLCTPNDNLDSIENGTPRSNSECEDTSSEIQGSASVLTIRHPESHRDSFTGSGALARLSHFLFMLRTWASPRMHREVERPDSFLERFRTPELKEASGRESNAQSLGYPDRVRKRNQVSQWPLAMYNMNNCNNTDDKKDDKKDEIKKEEKKQEDEKKEEEKEDKKEDEKEEKKEEEPKKEEPKKEEPKKEEKKKEEPPKEIWIMDPSADKYYTWLTIIAAPCFYNLMMLVTRACFNELQNTYTMLWIVLDYTSDFVYYADTFVRSRTGYLEQGLLVKDKQKLLDKYRQTEQFKWDIISMIPTDLLFLKVGINNPELRLNRLAKMNRLFEYFDRTETRTSFPNVFRISNLVLYILIIIHWNACIFFAISKTIGFGSDTWVYPNISHPEHGRLSRKYIYCLYWSTLTLTTIGETPPPVRDFEYLFVVADFLIGVLIFATIVGNVGAMISNMNKNRADFQAKIDSIKQYMQFRKVSKDLEARVIKWFDYLWTEKKTCDEKEVLKNLPDKLKAEIAIDVHLDTLKKVKIFQECEAGLLIELVMKLQPQVFSPGDYICKKGDIGREMYIIKEGKLAVVAEDGVTQWCVLSDGAYFGDISILGIKGSKAGNRRTANIRSVGYSDLFALSKDDLMEALTEYPEAKKILEEKGKATLMKDNMIDEEIANAGADPKDMEEKILRLESNMEIMTSKLAKIMAEFTSGQSKIKQRITDMESTVKSVRPEDISEVVADK
- the LOC118382540 gene encoding cyclic nucleotide-gated channel cone photoreceptor subunit alpha-like isoform X3, which encodes MAKICTDQSYPATTRQRPSLCTPNDNLDSIENGTPRSNSECEDTSSEIQGSASVLTIRHPESHRDSFTGSGALARMHREVERPDSFLERFRTPELKEASGRESNAQSLGYPDRVRKRNKKDDKKDEIKKEEKKQEDEKKEEEKEDKKEDEKEEKKEEEPKKEEPKKEEPKKEEKKKEEPPKEIWIMDPSADKYYTWLTIIAAPCFYNLMMLVTRACFNELQNTYTMLWIVLDYTSDFVYYADTFVRSRTGYLEQGLLVKDKQKLLDKYRQTEQFKWDIISMIPTDLLFLKVGINNPELRLNRLAKMNRLFEYFDRTETRTSFPNVFRISNLVLYILIIIHWNACIFFAISKTIGFGSDTWVYPNISHPEHGRLSRKYIYCLYWSTLTLTTIGETPPPVRDFEYLFVVADFLIGVLIFATIVGNVGAMISNMNKNRADFQAKIDSIKQYMQFRKVSKDLEARVIKWFDYLWTEKKTCDEKEVLKNLPDKLKAEIAIDVHLDTLKKVKIFQECEAGLLIELVMKLQPQVFSPGDYICKKGDIGREMYIIKEGKLAVVAEDGVTQWCVLSDGAYFGDISILGIKGSKAGNRRTANIRSVGYSDLFALSKDDLMEALTEYPEAKKILEEKGKATLMKDNMIDEEIANAGADPKDMEEKILRLESNMEIMTSKLAKIMAEFTSGQSKIKQRITDMESTVKSVRPEDISEVVADK